Genomic DNA from Candidatus Koribacter versatilis Ellin345:
TCGAATCTCGTTCTGCAGTGACTCTTGTTGCGAGTTAATGCGCCAAGTAAATTTTATGGTCAAGCCGAACGGGCGATTAGTACTGGTAAGCTTTGTCATCACTGACTTTACACATCCAGCCTATCAAACAGGTGGTCTTCCTGTGCCCTTCTTCACCCTTAGGGTTGGGAGATCTCATCTTGAGGAGTGTTTCACGCTTATATGCATTCAGCGTTTATCACAACCGAACTTCGCTACCCAGCCGTGCCTTTGGCAAGACAGCTGGAACACAAGAGGTTCGTCCATCCCGGTCCTCTCGTACTAAGGACAGGCCCTCTCAAATCTCCTACGCCCACACCAGATAGGGACCGAACTGTCTCGCGACGTTCTGAACCCAGCTCACGTACCGCTTTAATAGGCGAACAGCCTAACCCTTGGAACCTTCTACAGCTCCAGGATGCGATGAGCCGACATCGAGGTGCCAAACCGCTGCGTCGATATGAACTCTTGGCAGCGATCAGCCTGTTATCCCCGGCGTACCTTTTATCCGTTGAGCGATGGCCCTTCCATACAGAACCACCGGATCACTAAGGCCTGCTTTCGCATCTGCTCGACTTGTAGGTCTCGCAGTTAACCACACTTATGCCTTTGCACTCGACGGCTGATTTCCAAACAGCCTGAGTGTAGCTTCGCGCGCCTCCGTTACAATTTAGGAGGCGACCGCCCCAGTCAAACTACCCGCCTCACTATGTCCCTTTCCCGGTTGACGGGAATAGGTTAGAACCACAGAACTCGCAGGGTGGTATCTCACCGTTGGCTCCTCCAAGTCCGAGAACCTGGAATCAAAGCCTCCCACCTATCCTGCGCAGCAAGTGCCATAGTTCATAGTGAAGGTATAGTAAAGGTGCACGGGGTCTTTCCGTCTAGGTGCGGGCAACCGGCATCTTCACCGGTGCTACAAGTTCGCCGAGTAGCTCGTTAAGACAGTCGCACGATCGTTACGCCATTCGTGCAGGTCGGAACTTACCCGACAAGGAATTTCGCTACCTTAGGACCGTTATAGTTACGGCCGCCGTTCACCGGGGCTTCAATTCAAAGCTTCGTCTTGCGACTAACCTCTCCTTTTAACCTTCCGGCACCGGGCAGGCGTCAGCCCCTATACGTCGTTTTCGACTTAGCAGAGACCTGTGTTTTTGTTAAACAGTCGCCGTGCGCGTTTCACTGCGGCCCCCTCGAGCTTGCACTCTACCGGGGCACCCCTTCTCCCGAAGTTACGGGGTCAATTTGCCGAGTTCCTGAACGAGCCTTCTCTCGAGCGCCTTTGGATATTCTCCTCGTCTACCTGTGTCGGTTTGAGGTACGGTTCCCCAATATTCTCCTTAGAGGTTTTTCTTGGCAGCGTGATGTCAGCGCGTTTCCCTCATACGAGGTACTCCTTTACGTTTCATCGTTAATGTCTCTGCGGATTTGCCTACAGAAACCGACTTGTACGTATCGAACCACATAGCCATAGGTGGCTGCGCTTAACCTTCTGCGTCACCCCATCGTAATAACGAATATTTGGGAGTTCCGGAATATTAACCGGATGTCCATCAGTTACGCCTTTCGGCCTCACCTTAGGGACCGACTAACCCTGAGCGGATTAACCTTCCTCAGGAAACCTTAGACTTTCGGCGCGGAGGGTTCTCACCTCCGTTATCGCTACTTATGCCGGCAGGGTCTCTTCTCTACCGTCCACGAGTCCTTTCGATCTCGCTTCAAACTGTAGAGAATGCTCTTCTACCACGCATGACTTAAGTCATGCATCCATTGCTTCGGTATTCAGTTTTAGCCCCGTTGAATTATCGGCACCGGACCGCTTGACCAGTGAGCTATTACGCTTTCTTTAAAGGATGGCTGCTTCTAAGCCAACCTCCTGGCTGTCTGGGCGTTCCGACATCCTTTCCCACTTAACTGAAATTTCGGGACCTTAGCAGATGGTCTGGGCTGTTTCCCTCTCGACGACGAAGCTTAGCCCCCGCCGTCTGACTCCCGTGTTGGTTGTCCATGGCATTCGAAGTTTGATTGGATTCAGTAAGCTGGAAAGCCCCCTAGTCCATTCAGTTCTCTACCACCACTGCAAATCACACGAGGCTAGCCCTAAAGCTATTTCGAAGAGAACGAGCTATCACGGAATTTGATTAGCCTTTCACCCCTACCCTCAGCTCATCCGAGCTTTTTTCAACAAACACCGGTTCGGTCCTCCAGTGGGTGTTACCCCACTTTCAACCTGGCCAAGGGTAGATCATCCCGCTTCGCGTCTATTCCTGCCAACTTATTCGCCCAGTTAGGACTCGCTTTCGCTACGGCTCGCTTTACGCTTAACCTTGCTGACAAGAATAACTAGCCGGCTCATTATGCAATAGGCACGCGGTCAGACATTGTCTTGCGACCATAGTCCTCCCACTGCTTGTAGGCACACGGTTTCAGGTACTATTTCACTCCCCTAACAGGGGTTCTTTTCACCTTTCCCTCACGGTACTGGTTCACTATCGGTCAGAAGTTAGTATTTAGCCTTACGGAATGGTCTCCGTGGATTCCCGCAGGGTTTCACGTGCCCCGCGGTACTCAGGTACCCGCTTCGAGTCCAGATCGTTTTCGCTTACGCGCCTATCACGCTCTATGGGACCTTTTTCCAAAGGTCTTCAGCTAACAACTGGATTGGTAACTCTACTGGTGCGGGCCCTACAACCCCCAATACACCCGAAGGTGAACTGGGTTTGGGCTGTTCCGATTTCGCTCGCCACTACTATCGGAATCGAGGTTTCTTTCTTTTCCTCCTGGTACTGAGATGGTTCACTTCCCAGGGTTTGCTCGTTCCCAACTATGTATTCATTGGGACGTTATACGGGTTTACCGTATAGGGTTTCCCCATTCGGAAATCCCCGGATCAAAGCCTATTTGCGGCTCCCCGAGGCTTATCGCAGCTTGCCACGTCCTTCATCGCCTACTTCTGCCAAGGCATCCACCGTGCGCCCTTAGTAGCTTGACCACAAAATTTACTCAGCACACCCGCGTCTCACGACCCGGATCTGCGAGCAATTTTCATGTCGCCAACCTGTATACCGCGTCTCACGACGCAGTTGCAGGTATTAGGCACTCATAAAACTTACTCTAGCCTTGCTGTCCATCATCACGACGGACAGTAACTTGTATTTACCCAATGCTATTCAGTTGTCAAACATCGTCGCGCCGGCCTTGCGGCCCGCACTCGCCTCCTGGGAGGCTGGACGGTAATGCTGTCCAAGGTTCGACGCCAAGCGACTTCTTTATGAACCGCTACCGCTTAAGGTGACGGTTGTCGCTGTTGACGCCCAACTTTGGACAGTGATTTCGGAAAACTTGGTGGAGCTGACCGGGATCGAACCGGTGACCTCATGCTTGCAAAGCACGCGCTCTCCCAACTGAGCTACAGCCCCGAAGAAATGGTGGGCCTGGGTAGAGTCGAACTACCGACCTCACCCTTATCAGGGGTGCGCTCTAGCCAGCTGAGCTACAGGCCCGGCTAAAAACCAGCGCCTCGTTTCCGAATCCATGTTACTAAAAAGAGATTCGAGGACAGAGTTGAACGTGCGACCAGGCTAAGCCTGGTCTGACCATCGTGCGGATATGCACGAAAAGAGAGGTTCGAACGGGTTCGCTTCGACCTTTCAGGTTATGAAGGATCTAAGCGGTACACGGCAACATCCCACGCATGTTTAAACCCCGAAGGGTCGCGCGAGTGCCGTGACGTTCTCTCTTAGAAAGGAGGTGATCCAGCCGCAGGTTCTCCTACGGCTACCTTGTTACGACTTCACCCCAATCATGAGTTATACCTTGGACGGCTGCTTCCTTGCGGTCAGCGCACCGGCTTCTAGTACAGCCCACTTTCGTGATGTGACGGGCGGTGTGTACAAGGCCCGGGAACGTATTCACCGCAGCGTGCTGATCTGCGATTACTAGCGATTCCAGCTTCATGGAGTCGAGTTGCAGACTCCAATCCGAACTGAGGATGACTTTTTCCGATTAGCTCCCCCTCGCGGGTTTGCGACGGTTTGTATCACCCATTGTAGCACGTGTGTAGCCCTGGACATAAAGGCCATGAGGACTTGACGTCATCCCCACCTTCCTCCCCGTTATCCGGGGCAGTTTCGCCAGAGTGCCCAACTTAATGATGGCAACTGGCAATAAGGGTTGCGCTCGTTGCGGGACTTAACCCAACATCTCACGACACGAGCTGACGACAGCCATGCAGCACCTACGCAGCAGTCCCTTGCGGGAAAGCGATATTTCTACCGCAGTCCACTGCGCTTCGAGCCCAGGTAAGGTTCTTCGCGTTGCGTCGAATTGAACCACATGCTCCACCGCTTGTGCGGGCCCCCGTCAATTCCTTTGAGTTTCAGCCTTGCGACCGTACTCCCCAGGCGGATTGCTTATCGCGTTAGCTTCGGCACAACAGGATTGGGTACCTGTTACACCAAGCAATCATCGTTTAGGGCTAGGACTACCAGGGTATCTAATCCTGTTTGCTCCCCTAGCTTTCGCGCCTCAGCGTCAGTTGTGGTCCAGTGAGCCGCTTTCGCCACAGGTGTTCCTCCCGATATCTACGCATTTCACCGCTACACCGGGAATTCCACTCACCTCTCCCACACTCAAGCACGGCAGTTTCCCTAGCAGGCTCCGAGTTGAGCCCGGAGATTTCACTAGAGACTTACCGCACCGCCTACGCGCCCTTTACGCCCAATAATTCCGAACAACGCTTGCACCCTCTGTATTACCGCGGCTGCTGGCACAGAGTTAGCCGGTGCTTCTTCTTCCGGTACCGTCATAATCGTCCCGATCGAAAGGAGTTTACAATCCAAAGACCTTCATCCTCCACGCGGCGTTGCTGCGTCAGGGTTTCCCCCATTGCGCAAAATTCCCCACTGCTGCCTCCCGTAGGAGTCTGGACCGTGTTTCAGTTCCAGTGTGTCCGTGCGCCCTCTCAGGCCGGATACTGATCGTCGCCTTGGTAAGCCATTACCTTACCAACTAGCTAATCAGCCGCGACCCCCTCTCCAAGCGCATTACTGCTTTGATCCGTAGATGTTATGCGGTATTAGCCCCGGTTTCCCGGAGTTATTCCCCACTCGGAGGTAGGTTAGTCACGTGTTACTCACCCGTACGCCACTTTACTCATGGAGTTGCCCCCACTTTCTCGTGCGACTTGCATGTGTTAGGCACGCCGCCAGCGTTGATTCTGAGCCAGGATCAAACTCTCGTTTGAAACCTGAACCGCCTCGTCCAGGACGGAGGTCCGGACGAGACTTGCTCTCGCGCGCTCGAAAAGGCGCGAGAACCATATTTTGTGAGATCGCTCGAACTTAAATCGAGCATTCCATCTCACGACTGGCACGTTCAACCTGTTATCAAAGACCGAATTGCATTTCCCCCTAAGGGGCTGCTTCGGCACCACTGACCGCCGTTAGGCGATTCAGCTGTCCTCGAAACTTGATATGTCACATCTCTCGCTTCTACTCGGAGACGACTCAGCTTATGCGATCTTGAAAGACCGCTAAAGCACAGCCGATTTCCGTGGAGCGACTCAACACCCGTTCGGGCGGAGACGACGCGACATTCCGCTTTTTGCCTGGAGCACTGTGATTACCGCGCACAGGCAAAAGCGTTCAAACTTGAGAAAAGATCAATTTCTGGAGGTTTTTGCGATTCCCGCGAAACCCATCGAGGAGCTTTGTCCCCGATTTTCCAGCCCCGTGGCCGGGGCAGCTTTCAACAAGGCTTACTTTATCAGAGCTGCTCGCGCTATGTCAAACTCGCGTTCAGCGCTCTGCGTTAACTGCCTCTCTCGCTGACCTCAACAGTTATAACAAACCATCTCGTGTCGCGCAAGCTTTGCGGCAAACTTTTTTCAGCCTCGTTTTCAAAAATCCTATTTTCTTCTTCAGCGCATTGCGCCGAACACCTGAGAAGTTCTCGACCATCCTCGCGAAAGCCGCGCCAATCGGGCGCTTCCGAGCTTTCTACCTTGGAGGTCTGCGATGCGGAAGGAACCAATCGGCAACCATGCCGACCATTATTCTCTCAACTTCGTTGTTAAGAATTAGATGGCATAGTTATCAGGAAGATTCATCTCCCCGCATTTGCCACCGCTTCTCAAGTGCTTTTCGAAGATCTAGTCGGCGATCCCTCGCCGCCGGCCCTGGGGCCGTGTTAACCACGTGTTTAGTTGTACCGGAACTCTGCCCACTTGGCAAGCCAAGTGCCGAAAAATCAATGAGTTGCACAGAAAGTTGTGCATTTTCGGACGTTTTCTCCCGGCACGGTGTGCACTTCCGTAATCCTCGCCCTTTCGTTCCTAGGAGATACGCCGGGGCGATTGGGGTATATTTCTGCCCAACCAGTCGGTTCGTACGAAAGGTTTATGAGCACGCCAGTTCCGACGCAAGAGATGAACGCTGCCGCGCGCCCGGCCGCGATCCTGAGTTACTTCCCCAACGATCCGGAAGGCGAGCGCTTGCTCCGCGCCATTGCGGAGGCCGAGCTCGTGTCGTTCGATACCCTCGACGAAGAATTCCAGGAAGCGATTGTGATCGTCTGCGTGAACCCAGTGCGGCTCTCGCAGAATATTGCGCGTGCGCGGCGCGAAAACGTGCGCGTGATTGCCATCTCCAATGAGCGCTACGAAGAGCTAGAGATGGACTCGATCGTTCACGCCTACTTGCCACCAAATACTCCCGCTGCAATTTTGCGTCGCACGGTGGATAGCGCCGTGGCACACGTCATGCTCTGGGACGGTTTCCAGATGCTCGACGACCGCTTTGCCGGCCTGACCCGCGAGATCCACGAACTCAATCGCATTGGCGCCGCACTCAGCGCGGAACACGACACCAATAAGCTGCTCGATTTGATCCTGACCAAATGCCGCGAGCTTACCCGTGCAGACGCCGGATCGCTCTACCTTGTGGAACAAGAGCGCGCGACGGAGCCTCCAGCGCCAATCGATCCCACGCATGTATCCACGCACGGCCCCAAGGCCGCCGAAGTTCCCGCGCCCGATGTGGAGTCGGCCAGCGGCCGCAAGGTCCTGCGCTTCAAGCTGGCGCAGAACGACAGCGTCTCGATTCCCTTCCGCGAAGTCACGATTCCGATCAGCGAAAAGTCCATCGCGGGCTATGTCGCGTTGCGCGGCGAGATCGTAAACCTGCGCGACGCTTACGATCTGCCGCACGAAGTTCCGTACGCGATCAACCGCAAGTTCGACGAAGACTCCGGCTATCGCACCTGCTCGATTCTCGCGGTGCCAATGCGCGACCAGAAAGAAGAGATCGTCGGCGTCATTCAGCTCATCAACGCCAAGAATTTTGCGGACGCGCGCCTCGACTCGCCGCTTGCCGTCGCCCATGAAGTGATTCCGTTCACCAAGCACCAGCAGGAGATTATTGCGTCGTTGGCGAGCCAGGCCGCCGTAGCGTACGAGAACAGCCAGTTATACGCGAGCATCCAGAGACTCTTCGAAGGCTTCGTTAAGGCGAGCGTAACCGCAATTGAAGCTCGCGATCCAACTACGTCGGGCCATTCGTTCCGCGTCGCGAACTTGACCGTCGCACTGGCCGAAACTGTAGATCGCTGCGAAGACTCGCTCTTTGGCGACATTACCTTCACCCGTTCGGAGATGAAGGAGATCCGCTACGCTTCGCTGCTGCATGACTTCGGCAAGGTCGGTGTGCGCGAAGAAGTTCTTATCAAAGCGAAGAAGCTCTACCCCGGGCAGCTCGACTTGATCCAGCAGCGCTTCGAGTACGTGAAGCGCACGGTTGAGAACGAGAACCTGCAGTCGCGGGTGAATTACCTGCTCGAGAAATCGCGTGACGAGTATCTCGCGAAGCAGACGGAGTACGACGGCGAGCTCAAGCAGAAGCTTGAGCAACTCGATCTCTATTACCAGACGATCGTTGCCGCCAACGAGCCCACGGTGCTACCCGAGGGCAGCTTCGACAGTTTGAAAGGAATCATGCGCACTGCGTTCCACGCCTACAGTGGCGACGAACAACCGCTGCTGCGCGAAGACGAAGTGCTTCTGCTCTCCATCCGCAAAGGCTCGCTCGACGAAAGCGAACGCCTGCAGATCGAGTCGCACGTGGTGCACACCTACAACTTCCTCAGCAAAATTCCGTGGACGAAAGAGATCAGGCACATCCCCACCATCGCCCGCGGCCACCACGAAAAACTCAACGGCCTCGGCTACCCATTCAAACTCTCGGCGCCGACGATCCCAATCCAAACCCGCATGATGACCATCTCGGACATCTTCGACGCGCTCTCCGCGAGCGACCGTCCGTACAAGAAAGCCGTCAGTCAGGAACGCGCGCTGCAAATCCTCGGCTTCGCAGTAAAAGACGGCGAAGTGGATGGCGCGCTGCTCAAACTGTTCATCGACGGCAAAGTGTTCGAGCGGTGGAAGGTCGAACCGTTCCCGTACTAGCTCGGGAATTCACAGTTACGCAGGACGCAGCCACTGAAGGGTTGCATTACGCAAAGCAGCATCTCCGTCCCTATTTCCTCCCAGTCCGTCCCGTCTTTTCCTCTATAGAGCCAGTACGTCTCTAATTTTGCTGCGAGCCGGTCTATAACTACTCAGCCAACTGATGGACAGGAGTGTCACCGTGAAATTCGCATGGGCCGCAATTCTTCTTCTGATGTTCTCGATCGTGGCTGCCGCACAGGAAACTTCGGAAGTCGCGACTCCTCCCAATGGCGACAATCAGCACGCATCCGTCTCGCAATGGATTGGCCCAGTGAAAATCTCCATCGACTACCACAGTCCCAGGGTCCACAACCCCGCGGAGAACGATCGCACCGGCCACATCTGGGGAGAACTGGTGCACTACGGCTTCGTCGACGAGGGCTTTGGCCCGACGCAGGCCGCGCCCTGGCGTGCCGGTGCGAACGAGAGCACCGCCATCACCTTCTCTCACGACGTGAAAGTCGAAGGCAAAGACCTGAAGGCCGGGACCTACGCGCTCTTTCTCGATGTGGAGAAAACTAGCCCCTGGCAGTGGATCTTCTCTAACCACCAGGGCTGGGGAAGTTTTCAATACGATCGCAAGGATGACGTTCTGCGCGTCCCCGTCGCTGCGCAGGACGCACCGTTCACCGAATTCCTCACGTACGGCTTCGACGATCGCCGGCCGGATTCCGCGGTGGCTTACCTGCAATGGGAAAAGAAGCGGGTCCCCTTCAAAGTTGAGGTTCCCAATGTGAAGGCGCTCTATGTCGCGAAGATGCGTCAGGACCTGCAATCGTGGGCGGGATTCAACTACCAGGACTGGCAGACCGCCGCGCAATTCTGTGCAGATAACAAGATCAATCTCGAGGAAGCGCTGACCTGGGCGGACAAGGCGATCAACGGCCCATTCCGTGGCGCGACCATTGGACACGAGGAGTTTGCCACTCTCTCCACCAAAGCAGCCGTGCTGAGCGCCATGGGCCGTGAAGCGGATGCCGACAGCGTGATGGACAAAGCCCTGCATCTGCGCGCAACCGACGCGTACTCCGTTTATGCCTATGGCATGGGACTACTGCGCAACGACAAAAAAGACAAAGCGATGAAGGCATTCACGTTCAATCAGCAGCAACATCCGGAAGACAAGTTCTGGACCGCGCTGGGACTCGCTCGCGGCTACTCCGCTAACGGCGACAAGAAGAATGCAATCGCGAATTGGGAAATCGTGGTGAAGAACGTGCCCGCCAACCTGAGCAACCGAACCGCCGGATACGAGGCAGCGCTGAAGAAATTGAAAGAGGCGATCTGAGAGGTTGTGGCCAAAAGCGGCGAAGTCGTTACCTTGGTGCGACAGCACTGAGGAATCCTTGACCGCCTCCCCTAAAGTAGTTAAAATCACTACATGGATAAGCACGTATCGGCTGCGGATGCGAACCGCGAGTTTTCGCGCCTTCTGCAACAGGTGAAGAAGGGCGAATCCTTCGTCGTAACCAGCCACGGAAAGCCGGTTGCCAAGATCACACCTTTCGACCACGACACTCGGGTCTCGCAAAGTGCCTGGAAACTCCTGCTCGCTCGGTTCGCCGCGACGCCTGCGCGCGATGTCGGACGCTTGACCCGCGATGAGCTCTACGACGAATAGAACGATGCGCATAGGCTTGGACACGAACGTTTTGTTTTATGCCGAAGGACTCAACGGCGAAGTCAAACAGCGCGCGATTCTCGATATCCTGACCGCCCTTCCCCAGGATCGGATCGTAGTTCCGGTTCAATGCCTCGGAGAATTCTTTCACGCCTTGGTGCGAAAGG
This window encodes:
- a CDS encoding type II toxin-antitoxin system Phd/YefM family antitoxin, with the protein product MDKHVSAADANREFSRLLQQVKKGESFVVTSHGKPVAKITPFDHDTRVSQSAWKLLLARFAATPARDVGRLTRDELYDE
- a CDS encoding HD family phosphohydrolase; its protein translation is MSTPVPTQEMNAAARPAAILSYFPNDPEGERLLRAIAEAELVSFDTLDEEFQEAIVIVCVNPVRLSQNIARARRENVRVIAISNERYEELEMDSIVHAYLPPNTPAAILRRTVDSAVAHVMLWDGFQMLDDRFAGLTREIHELNRIGAALSAEHDTNKLLDLILTKCRELTRADAGSLYLVEQERATEPPAPIDPTHVSTHGPKAAEVPAPDVESASGRKVLRFKLAQNDSVSIPFREVTIPISEKSIAGYVALRGEIVNLRDAYDLPHEVPYAINRKFDEDSGYRTCSILAVPMRDQKEEIVGVIQLINAKNFADARLDSPLAVAHEVIPFTKHQQEIIASLASQAAVAYENSQLYASIQRLFEGFVKASVTAIEARDPTTSGHSFRVANLTVALAETVDRCEDSLFGDITFTRSEMKEIRYASLLHDFGKVGVREEVLIKAKKLYPGQLDLIQQRFEYVKRTVENENLQSRVNYLLEKSRDEYLAKQTEYDGELKQKLEQLDLYYQTIVAANEPTVLPEGSFDSLKGIMRTAFHAYSGDEQPLLREDEVLLLSIRKGSLDESERLQIESHVVHTYNFLSKIPWTKEIRHIPTIARGHHEKLNGLGYPFKLSAPTIPIQTRMMTISDIFDALSASDRPYKKAVSQERALQILGFAVKDGEVDGALLKLFIDGKVFERWKVEPFPY
- a CDS encoding DUF2911 domain-containing protein — translated: MKFAWAAILLLMFSIVAAAQETSEVATPPNGDNQHASVSQWIGPVKISIDYHSPRVHNPAENDRTGHIWGELVHYGFVDEGFGPTQAAPWRAGANESTAITFSHDVKVEGKDLKAGTYALFLDVEKTSPWQWIFSNHQGWGSFQYDRKDDVLRVPVAAQDAPFTEFLTYGFDDRRPDSAVAYLQWEKKRVPFKVEVPNVKALYVAKMRQDLQSWAGFNYQDWQTAAQFCADNKINLEEALTWADKAINGPFRGATIGHEEFATLSTKAAVLSAMGREADADSVMDKALHLRATDAYSVYAYGMGLLRNDKKDKAMKAFTFNQQQHPEDKFWTALGLARGYSANGDKKNAIANWEIVVKNVPANLSNRTAGYEAALKKLKEAI